Proteins found in one Candidatus Aegiribacteria sp. genomic segment:
- a CDS encoding M48 family metallopeptidase, which produces MKTGRKPFHIEEFRFRNDSLEEYGFSSVDEGLQEKQIAVRSRNLSRSVLIAPELFPDIAEIIDEVRLTLIPDRTVEAYVFNSCDGQAYSFGEGPGGTVTLALSSGLIERFSNLEIRFIVGHEISHTLFGHIRYPSPDPDSSHLENFNLLALARAREISADRIGLLSCGSTESSFRAMLKLASGLNDRHIRFDVATYLDQARALLEMGGSRFQLLSTHPVITSRVKAILWFEMSDRYYLFTGRKGHAPLEWDKLEDKIQRELAAASGFHLARINEAAAYNAVLWGTLAVFLADEKLNQQEQVLLRKTFGDQVAEEAVDFARNANSDHLDDRLRKTIYSAACLPLEIRRSILSDIKRLSTSAGGGEKENQLLLGFSRELGLPAEQH; this is translated from the coding sequence ATGAAGACAGGTAGAAAGCCTTTTCATATCGAGGAATTCCGATTCAGGAATGATTCTCTTGAAGAATACGGGTTTAGCTCTGTGGATGAAGGGCTTCAGGAAAAGCAAATAGCAGTTAGGAGCCGGAATCTTTCCCGGTCAGTTCTCATTGCACCGGAACTCTTCCCTGATATTGCTGAAATAATCGATGAAGTCAGGTTAACATTGATTCCGGACAGAACCGTCGAAGCTTATGTATTCAACTCATGCGACGGTCAGGCTTACAGCTTCGGAGAAGGTCCGGGTGGAACTGTGACACTCGCTCTGAGTTCCGGATTGATAGAGAGGTTCAGCAATCTTGAGATAAGGTTTATTGTAGGTCACGAAATATCCCACACTCTATTCGGGCATATTCGATATCCTTCACCTGATCCTGATTCTTCCCACCTTGAGAATTTCAATCTTCTTGCCCTTGCAAGGGCAAGGGAAATAAGCGCAGACAGGATCGGGCTTTTATCCTGTGGATCAACGGAGTCTTCTTTCCGGGCAATGCTGAAACTGGCATCGGGATTGAATGACAGGCATATAAGATTTGATGTGGCCACATACCTTGACCAGGCAAGGGCACTGCTTGAAATGGGAGGGTCAAGATTTCAACTCCTTTCAACTCACCCGGTGATTACCTCCAGAGTTAAGGCCATTCTATGGTTTGAGATGAGCGACAGGTACTACCTGTTTACAGGAAGAAAGGGCCACGCCCCCCTGGAATGGGATAAGCTTGAAGACAAGATCCAGCGGGAACTTGCTGCTGCCAGTGGTTTTCATCTTGCCAGGATAAACGAGGCTGCGGCTTACAACGCTGTTCTATGGGGAACACTGGCTGTCTTCCTGGCAGATGAAAAACTCAATCAGCAGGAACAGGTGCTTCTCAGAAAAACCTTCGGAGATCAGGTGGCTGAAGAGGCTGTTGACTTTGCCAGGAATGCCAATTCCGACCATCTGGATGACAGATTGCGAAAGACCATTTACAGCGCCGCATGTCTGCCACTGGAAATAAGGCGCAGCATTCTTTCAGACATTAAGAGGCTTTCAACCAGCGCCGGCGGTGGAGAAAAAGAAAACCAGTTACTTCTCGGATTCTCAAGGGAATTAGGACTTCCAGCGGAGCAGCACTGA